In Oncorhynchus kisutch isolate 150728-3 linkage group LG5, Okis_V2, whole genome shotgun sequence, a genomic segment contains:
- the LOC109891307 gene encoding protein BTG2-like, with product MNQGYSSRGEMGPEVTAAATFVSRLLRTRGFLSEHQLHDFRDCLQQSLSEHYQNHWFPDRPQKGSGYRCIRMNHEMDPIIGRAAGRIGLTSDQLFALLPRELTLWVDPFEVSYRIGEDGSICVLYEAAAPAPAAAPSPDPTQNCKNQFLIGGRTSPPKNYLMTVSS from the exons ATGAACCAAGGATACTCATCTAGAGGTGAAATGGGCCCCGAAGTAACGGCCGCTGCGACGTTTGTTTCCAGGTTATTGAGAACAAGAGGCTTCCTGAGTGAACACCAACTTCATGATTTCAGAGATTGTCTTCAACAGTCATTATCAG AGCACTACCAGAACCACTGGTTCCCAGACAGACCACAGAAGGGCTCGGGCTACCGCTGCATCCGAATGAACCATGAAATGGACCCAATTATTGGCAGGGCTGCTGGTCGGATCGGACTTACTAGCGATCAGCTCTTCGCCCTCCTGCCCCGAGAGCTAACCCTCTGGGTGGACCCTTTTGAGGTCTCTTACCGCATCGGGGAGGATGGCTCCATATGTGTCCTCTATGAAGCAGCGGCCCCAGCGCCAGCAGCAGCACCAAGCCCCGACCCCACACAAAATTGCAAGAATCAATTTCTGATCGGTGGCCGCACTAGCCCGCCGAAGAACTACCTGATGACCGTCTCGAGCTAG